Sequence from the Bremerella volcania genome:
TGTTGAGCAGACTACTCTTGCCGACGTTGGGCGGTCCGGCGATGACGATCAGCCAAGGCTGCGTCAAATGCTTGCCAAAGGGGGCCAGCGACAACAGAGGATCTAACTTCTGCTCGGCAGCTTCGAAATTCGCTTGATCGAGAAGATTGCCGACCGCAACGATTTCTCGGCTCAGAGCCCCATGGGCCTGGTCGAGCAGATGCAACGCGGCCTGGGACGTGACGGCCCGGGGAAGTTCAAGCTTCGCCTCGGCCACGATCGCGTCTTCCTGCTGCGAGGTCATTCGCGATTGCCATGACTCGATCTGGCAGCCAGCCGAGGCCAGGTGCTGTAAGATCCGTTGACTTGCTTGAACGCCTCCATGGCAGTGGACTTCGACTAAGTCTTCGGCAAGCTTGGCGACAACTAGTTCTTCGCCTACCGGCTCTTCTTCGCCCTGCCAGTGGCCTACCAGAATGCGTCCGATTTGGGCGTCGCGCAGCCCGACCTTGCCCAGGCTTTTAAAGAAGCGATCGGCCAGTGCAATCGCTTCCGGTCCCTGGACGGAAACGGTCGCGATGGCCCCGCGAGCCGGCGGGGTCAGAACGGCGGCTGTCGTTGGCGCAATAATACCTGGCATCCGATTCTATAGCCCGAGGAACTTGCTGGCCTGACCAGCCACTTCGCTCAAGCTGCCCGACTGGAAGGGACTCTTCAGGTCGGCGCTTTGGGCGAGTTCCTGAAACGGCAACGTGCCTCCCCGAGCGCAAAGGCTCAGGTAATCTTCCATGGCCTGGTCGAAGTTTTGTTGCGATCGAACCCAGAACTGGAGGGCACAGCATTGCGCCAGGGTGTAGTCGATGTAATAGAACGGCGACATGTAGATGTGCCGCTGCTTCTGCCACCGTCCGCCTTCGGGCAAGTGGGGAAGATCACCGAACTGCATGTGCGGCAGGTACAGCTCTTCCAGTTCACGCCACTTGGCATTGCGTTCGCTCGGCGTCATCTCGGGGTGGTTATACACTTCGTGCTGGAAGTGGTCGACCGCGACGCCGTACGGCAGAAACAGCAGCCGCGACGCGAGATGGATCTTGCGGAAACGATCCGCCTGGTCACCGAAAAACTTCTCCATGTGCGGCCAGCAAAGGTACTCGAGGCTCATCGAGTGAATCTCGCACGACTCCATGGTTGGCCACACGTTATCCAACAGCGGCAGCGACATGCTCGCATAGCATTGATAGGCATGTCCGACTTCGTGGGTGAAGACTTCGACGTCGCCAAGCGTGCCATTGAAGTTGGCGAAGATGAACGGCACGCGCTGGTGCAGTAGACTGGCACAGAAACCGCCCCCTGCTTTCCCGGGGCGGTTCTTCAGGTCCATCAAGTTCTTATCCTGCATCAGCTGGAAGAACTCGCCCAGGCGCTCGTCCATGCCGTCGAACATGGCTTGAGCTTGTTCGATCTGATGTTCGTAGGTTCCTTGCGGACGAGGATTTCCTTGCGGATCATGGATCGCTTCGTCCCAGTACATCAGTGGATCGAGCTCCAGCAGTTCCCCTTGCCGCTTGCGAATCTCGGTGCACAGGGGGACGATCTTGTCGATTACTTCCTGGCGGTATTGCTGGACATCCTGCTCGGTGTAATCGATGCGCGACATCCGCTGATACGCCAACTGGACGAAGTTCTCGTACTTCAGCTTCTTGGCAATCTGATCGCGCAGCTGGACCATCTTGTCGTAGATCTCGTCCAACTCGGCGCGGTTCTCGGCAAACCAGCCCCACATGGTCGCCAGGGCCGAGTAACGCAGGGTGCGGTCGTTGTCTTCGGCGTATTCGACGATGCCGGATAGATTGGTTTCCTTCCCTTGGAACGTGAACGTCGCGCTGGCCAACAGCTCGTTGTACCTGGAAACCAGCTTCGCTTCTTCGACCAGGTCGTCTTCGATGACGGGATCGAACGAGCGGACCTGGCACTGCCACAACGCGACGGCCTGGGCGCCGAATCGCTCGACGATTTTCTCTTGGCGATGCTCGACCAGCAGCAGCTTTTTGATTTGCACGTCGAGATCGGTCAGCTTCGGATGGATCTCGTCGAGACGATCCATGGCCGCTTTGAAGGCCGCGTTTTTGGTGTCTTGGTTGAAGCGGATCTCGGTCAGATTGCACCACGAATCGAGCTCGCGGCGCACATCGTCCCAGCGCTCGAGCCACTGAAACAGCTGTTCTCCACGGCCATCGTTGCCGTTGAGGTCTTCAATTCCCCGCGCGATCTCGGCATAGCGCGTCTTGAGCTGCGCGAGGTCGGGCTCGGGAAGTTCAAGCTTGCTAAAGTCGTCCATTCCAATGGTCCTACAGCTGAATAAGTGGGAAAAATCTAGATTCTACGGTAACGATGGGTGCGTTTGACTTTGGGGTCAGGCTAAGACATTATGAAAGGCACACTCTTCCTCGTTCCGCGCTTCTCTTCGTGACAATTTAAAGATCATACCCCATGGCTGACGAATTCTTCTATAAGTTCAATCCGGATGCGCCGGAAGTAGGTCCGATTGATTCGAAAACTTTGAAGCAGCTTGCCGTAAGTGGGGCAATTCAACCCGAAAGTGTTCTTCGTCGGGGCACCGGCGAATGGGTGACCGCTTCCACCGTGAAGGGATTGTTCCCAAGTGGCGGAGCGGCAAGTCCTCCTGAAGCAGTTCCTGTTGCTCCACCGGAAGCCAAACCGGTAGGTCCCGCCCCGATTGCCGCGCCGCCCACGGCCACCCCGGTTAATCCTTCGTCGCCGCCCGAGGCCATCCCGGTGGCTCCGCCATCAGCAGATGCTGGTGGGGGAATGAGTTTCCCAGATCTGGCGCAATCGAAGCCAACGGCCGATGTTCCGGCCGGGCTCGATTCTTTGGTGGTGGCGCCGAAGAAGCCCGGTGGCAAGCCCGCCAAAAAGGGGAGTGCACCGGCTGCGAAAAAGGCTGCTCCCGCTGTAGCCGCTCCGAAGGTGGAAGCTCCCAAAGTCGAGATCCCCAGCGTCGCCGCTCCCAAGACGGAAGCTCCAAAAGTGGAAGCCCCCAAGGCAGAGCCTGCCGCCGCACCGGCTGCCGTCGCGCCGGTTGCAACCAAGCCAGGTGGAGGCGCGACGAACCCCTACGCCAGCGATCCGCCAGCCGGGCGAACGTCACCGCGTCGCAAAGGACGGGGTGGGATCGGCTCGCTGTTCAACTTCGATGTCTTGATCGCGCCGACGGTGATCAAGATCTTGTTCTTCTTGCTTGCCGGGCTTCTCTTTCTGGGGTTTGTGGGGTATGCAGGCCTTTCCCTGGTAATGGCCGTTCTGGCAGGCGATGTGATGGCAATCGCTATCGCGGCAGGAGCTTCGGCGGTGATGCTGTTGTTCACGTTGATCTACATCGTGATCTTGCGCGTGATGGCGGAAGTGGCCCTCACGTTCTTTACCATCAACGACAACGTGCGTGACATGCGCGACATGATGGCTGAGCGGCAAGGCACCATCGACTAGCGAGCCTTTCTGGCGCTAACCATCGCTACTAGCCAATCTCTACACCAAACGGGCGGTCGATTTGCTTCGGTCTGCCGCCTGGCGGGGGTTCGGGTGGTTGACGATTTCCCACCCGCCAGCCTACAAAGAGGGCTGATTCTCTCTCCTGGGTTCCGTTCTCGGTATACAGATTTAGGTTGGTTTAGCGATGTCTCTCGACCCTGTCATTCAGAATGCCATTATCAGCGTCAGCAACAAAGAAGGCCTGACCGAGTTTGCCCAAGGCCTGGTTGAAGCGGGGGTCACCATCTACAGCACCGGCGGAACCCGGCGTCACTTGGAAGAAGCCAACATCCCGGTCAAAGACGTCACCGAGTACACCCAGTTCCCCGAGATGATGGATGGCCGGCTGAAGACGCTGCATCCCAAGATCTTCGGCGGAATTCTGTGCCGACACGATCGCGAAGACGACATGACCGCCATCGGCGAGCACGGCATCTTCGCCATTCCGCTAGTCGTGGTGAACTTGTATCCCTTCGAGGAAACGGTCGCCAAAGAAGGGGTTACCGACGCCCAGGCCATCGAACAGATCGATATTGGTGGGCCGAGCCTGGTACGTGCCGCGGCGAAGAACCACGCGTTCAGCACGATTGCCTGCAAGCCGAGTCAGTACCCCGAGATCCTGGCCGAACTGCAAAATGATGGAAAGACCTCGCTCGGTCTTCGCCGCAAGTTGGCCGCCGCCGCGTTTGCCCATACGGCCGCTTACGATGCCGCGATCGCGAACTACTTCGAGAAGGACGACCAGTGCGTCTTCCCAGAAACACTGCGTCAGTCGTTCGAGCGCAAGGCCGTTCTGCGTTACGGCGAGAACCCGCATCAGCAGGGTGCCGTCTACGCGGTTCCCAAGTTCAGCGGGGCTTCGCTGGTGGAGGCCAGGCAGCTCAATGGCAAGGAACTTTCGTACAACAACCTGCTCGACCTCGACAGCGCGTTGGCCATTGCCCGCGGTCTTCCCGATGTGGCCGTCTCGGTGATCAAGCACAACAACCCTTGCGGTGCGGCCTCGGCTTCAACGCTGGCCGAAGCATGCGAGAAGGCGATGCTGGGGGATCCACTCAGCGCGTTTGGCAGCGTGATCGGCATGAATCAGGAAGTCGACGCTGCGACCGCCGAGTATCTTTCGACGCCGGGCCTCTTCGTCGAAGCGATTGCGGCCCCGAGCTTCTCGAAGGAAGCGGTCGAGATCTTGACCACCAAGCCGAAGTGGAAGAGCAACGTTCGCTTGATGGAAGTCGGTTCGCTGGAAGGAAAGCGACCCGAGTTCCAATCGCGCTGGATCGAAGGGGGCCTCTTGGTGCAAAACACCGACTTCCTGCTCGATGATCCCAGCACCTGGCAGGTCGTGACGGAAACCGAGGTCGAAGAGTCGATGCAGCAGGAACTGCGATTCGCCTGGGAGATCTGCCGTTTCGTCAAATCGAACGCGATCGTCCTGTGCAAGGATCGCTCGCTCGTGGGTGCCGGAGCAGGGCAGATGAGCCGCGTTGACTCGGTTCAGATTTCGATCGAGAAGGCCGCCGACCGGGCACCGGGAAGCGTGCTGGCCAGCGACGCGTTCTTCCCATTTCCCGATTCGATTCACGAAGCCGCGAAGGCCGGCGTCAAAGCGTTCATTCAGCCAGGCGGCTCGAAGCGGGATCAGGAAGTGATCGACGCGTGCAACGAGCACAAGCTGCCGATGATCTTTACCGGTGTCCGTCACTTCCGACACTAATTTGCGGCAAGACAAGAACATGGCTGAGCCGACCGTCCTCGATAAGATCGTTACCAAAAAGTGGGAAGAGATTGCCGCCGCCAAGGCCGCTCGCCCCCAGGCGGAAGTCGAAGCCCGACTGGCCGACGCGCCGGCTCCGCGCGACTTTCTGGGGGCGCTCTCCGCGGGAGGTTCGGTCAAGCTGATCGCCGAGGTGAAGAAAGCCAGTCCGTCCAAAGGATTGATTCGCCCCGACTTCCATCCTGTGCAGATCGCCAAGGACTACCAGGCGGCCGGTGCTGCGTGCATTAGCTGTCTGACCGACGAGTCGTTCTTTCAAGGGCATCTGGATTACCTGGTTGCCATTCGCGGCGAAGTTGGGTTGCCGATCCTGCGGAAAGACTTCGTGCTCGATCCGTACCAGGTAATCGAAGCCCGGGCTGCTGGTGCCGATGCGGTGCTGCTGATCGCCGAATGCCTGGACGATGATGCCCTCAAATCGCTGCATGATCAGATCTGCGAACTGGGTATGACGCCGCTGGTCGAGCTTTACGAAGAGTCGAACGTCGCGCGCGTGCTGGAAATTGGAGCTAAGTTAGTCGGCATCAACAACCGTGACCTGCGAACGTTCGAGGTCGATCTGAACCACACGATTCGACTCGGCCGACAAATTCCCAGCGAGTGCGTGTTGGTGGGTGAAAGCGGAATTTTTACGCACGAGGACATTCGTCTGCTGCAAGAGAACGACGTCGACGCGGTTCTCGTTGGCGAGAGCTTGATGCGGCAGGAAGACGTACAGGCAGCTGTTCGCAAACTTCTGGGTGGCACGTAGCCGATAATATGGGTGGCGTCGTTGTTTTACCTCATCGAGAACACCCCCATGAGCTTTGCCCGAAACCTTTGGGCCATCCTTTGGATCCCGCTGCTTGTTGAGCAGGCGTGGGCTGGTCCTGTTCATGGCACGGGGTCCGGCAACAGTTTTCTCGAAGGGATTGTGCATCCCTGGTTTGGTATCGATCACCTGCTGGCAACGCTTGCCATCGGGCTGCTGGTGGCTCACGTCGAGAAGGGATCGATGATCGCGGTTCCCATCGTTTTCTTAAGCAGCTTGATGGCCGGGGAAGGGCTCAATGGAAGTGGAATCTGGCTTCCCTGGGGAGAGCCGATCGTGGCGTTTTCGGTTATCCTGTTGGGCGTCGCCCTCATTCCCGGGAGAAAGTACCCCGAGCTGCTGCTAGCAGTCGCGGTGGCCTTTTTCGGAATCTTTCATGGCTACGTGCACGGCTCAGAGAGCCTGATGACCGATTCGCTACCGTTGGCGTTTCTATTAGGTCTTCTGCTGGGAACCGGACTGCTGCTGGGGATTGGCATTTGGATCGGCCACTGGATCGAACCCGCCTCGACGTTGTCGCGGAGTATTGGCGTCGTGATTTCGCTGGCGGGCTTGGGGGTATTCATCTACGCTTTGGTCGTCTAGTAGCTGCTAGCGTGCCGAGACTGCGGATGTGTCTTGCGTTGGATCCCTCATCTCGGGTAGTAGTACCCTTCGCACCAAACGCACGGACCGACATTTCGCCGTCGGCGATTCGGAAATCCGAACGAGATCCATTGAATACCCAAAGCCTGATCGTCGATGCAGATACAAGAGACCTATTCTGTTCCGCCTCACTCGCGATCGGCCGCGGACTTGTCGACCATGCCCGACTCGGACCCAACACAAAACACGCGTCACAACAACTCAATTCAGCCAGCACTGATCTGGATGACCATCGTGCCGTTTGCTTTGTTGATGACGCTTACGGTCCTGTGCTATCTGACGCAGCTCGATCTGCTGACGACCCGTCAATTCTTCAGCGACCAGGGTGATGATCCGTTTCCCTACGGCGAAACGCTGGTGGCAAACCTGATTTACGACTACGGCCCGATTCCCGCGATTGTCTTCGGCGTGGGAGGCGTCGCCACTTGGATTGGCAGCTTTCTCTTCGCCTGGCTGAGAAACTGGAGAAAGGGAGCGCTGTTCTGCTCGCTGGCGATCCTGATTGGCCCAGGGATATTGATTAACACGGTTTTGAAGCCCAACTGGGGACGCCCGCGTCCGATCGATACGGCCGTGTTTGGAGGTGACTTCCAGTACATTCCACCGGGAACGATTGGCCCTTACGAGATGGCCAAGTCGTTCCCCAGCGGTCATGCTTCGATGGGGTTTGTGTTCCTGCTGCCGGCCTTTCTACTTCTTCGCAAGAACCCACAACGCGCGGCATGCGTATTTGCCTTCGGGCTATTGTGTGGTGCCGGTGTGGGTGCCTCCCGCATTGCCGAGGGGGGACACTACCTGAGTGATATTGCTTGGAGTGGTGCGATCGTCTACTTTACCGGCCTCGCTTTATACGTGGGAATGTACGGCTGGAAACGGCCGGAGACATTGGCTGCAGCGACGGCGGAAACCGTGCCGTTTTCGCCAAATAGCCATGCAGACAACGTGCAAGAAGTTCGTAAAAGTTC
This genomic interval carries:
- a CDS encoding GTPase, whose product is MPGIIAPTTAAVLTPPARGAIATVSVQGPEAIALADRFFKSLGKVGLRDAQIGRILVGHWQGEEEPVGEELVVAKLAEDLVEVHCHGGVQASQRILQHLASAGCQIESWQSRMTSQQEDAIVAEAKLELPRAVTSQAALHLLDQAHGALSREIVAVGNLLDQANFEAAEQKLDPLLSLAPFGKHLTQPWLIVIAGPPNVGKSSLLNKIVGYDRAIVLDMPGTTRDVLHATTALDGWPVQFSDTAGIRISDDEIEQAGIAKAKAALKTADLVIVMHDAADLKPDELDQSLQQLPSALHVVNKIDLASDLRMPDSGEMLATSAVTGQGVPQLISSIVSHLIPCVPQAHQPLPFTARQVEGLRQLHQQVQHRQRDEALQTIQTLLKA
- a CDS encoding M3 family oligoendopeptidase, giving the protein MDDFSKLELPEPDLAQLKTRYAEIARGIEDLNGNDGRGEQLFQWLERWDDVRRELDSWCNLTEIRFNQDTKNAAFKAAMDRLDEIHPKLTDLDVQIKKLLLVEHRQEKIVERFGAQAVALWQCQVRSFDPVIEDDLVEEAKLVSRYNELLASATFTFQGKETNLSGIVEYAEDNDRTLRYSALATMWGWFAENRAELDEIYDKMVQLRDQIAKKLKYENFVQLAYQRMSRIDYTEQDVQQYRQEVIDKIVPLCTEIRKRQGELLELDPLMYWDEAIHDPQGNPRPQGTYEHQIEQAQAMFDGMDERLGEFFQLMQDKNLMDLKNRPGKAGGGFCASLLHQRVPFIFANFNGTLGDVEVFTHEVGHAYQCYASMSLPLLDNVWPTMESCEIHSMSLEYLCWPHMEKFFGDQADRFRKIHLASRLLFLPYGVAVDHFQHEVYNHPEMTPSERNAKWRELEELYLPHMQFGDLPHLPEGGRWQKQRHIYMSPFYYIDYTLAQCCALQFWVRSQQNFDQAMEDYLSLCARGGTLPFQELAQSADLKSPFQSGSLSEVAGQASKFLGL
- a CDS encoding DUF4282 domain-containing protein; the protein is MADEFFYKFNPDAPEVGPIDSKTLKQLAVSGAIQPESVLRRGTGEWVTASTVKGLFPSGGAASPPEAVPVAPPEAKPVGPAPIAAPPTATPVNPSSPPEAIPVAPPSADAGGGMSFPDLAQSKPTADVPAGLDSLVVAPKKPGGKPAKKGSAPAAKKAAPAVAAPKVEAPKVEIPSVAAPKTEAPKVEAPKAEPAAAPAAVAPVATKPGGGATNPYASDPPAGRTSPRRKGRGGIGSLFNFDVLIAPTVIKILFFLLAGLLFLGFVGYAGLSLVMAVLAGDVMAIAIAAGASAVMLLFTLIYIVILRVMAEVALTFFTINDNVRDMRDMMAERQGTID
- the purH gene encoding bifunctional phosphoribosylaminoimidazolecarboxamide formyltransferase/IMP cyclohydrolase yields the protein MSLDPVIQNAIISVSNKEGLTEFAQGLVEAGVTIYSTGGTRRHLEEANIPVKDVTEYTQFPEMMDGRLKTLHPKIFGGILCRHDREDDMTAIGEHGIFAIPLVVVNLYPFEETVAKEGVTDAQAIEQIDIGGPSLVRAAAKNHAFSTIACKPSQYPEILAELQNDGKTSLGLRRKLAAAAFAHTAAYDAAIANYFEKDDQCVFPETLRQSFERKAVLRYGENPHQQGAVYAVPKFSGASLVEARQLNGKELSYNNLLDLDSALAIARGLPDVAVSVIKHNNPCGAASASTLAEACEKAMLGDPLSAFGSVIGMNQEVDAATAEYLSTPGLFVEAIAAPSFSKEAVEILTTKPKWKSNVRLMEVGSLEGKRPEFQSRWIEGGLLVQNTDFLLDDPSTWQVVTETEVEESMQQELRFAWEICRFVKSNAIVLCKDRSLVGAGAGQMSRVDSVQISIEKAADRAPGSVLASDAFFPFPDSIHEAAKAGVKAFIQPGGSKRDQEVIDACNEHKLPMIFTGVRHFRH
- the trpC gene encoding indole-3-glycerol phosphate synthase TrpC, with protein sequence MAEPTVLDKIVTKKWEEIAAAKAARPQAEVEARLADAPAPRDFLGALSAGGSVKLIAEVKKASPSKGLIRPDFHPVQIAKDYQAAGAACISCLTDESFFQGHLDYLVAIRGEVGLPILRKDFVLDPYQVIEARAAGADAVLLIAECLDDDALKSLHDQICELGMTPLVELYEESNVARVLEIGAKLVGINNRDLRTFEVDLNHTIRLGRQIPSECVLVGESGIFTHEDIRLLQENDVDAVLVGESLMRQEDVQAAVRKLLGGT
- a CDS encoding HupE/UreJ family protein is translated as MSFARNLWAILWIPLLVEQAWAGPVHGTGSGNSFLEGIVHPWFGIDHLLATLAIGLLVAHVEKGSMIAVPIVFLSSLMAGEGLNGSGIWLPWGEPIVAFSVILLGVALIPGRKYPELLLAVAVAFFGIFHGYVHGSESLMTDSLPLAFLLGLLLGTGLLLGIGIWIGHWIEPASTLSRSIGVVISLAGLGVFIYALVV
- a CDS encoding phosphatase PAP2 family protein; its protein translation is MPDSDPTQNTRHNNSIQPALIWMTIVPFALLMTLTVLCYLTQLDLLTTRQFFSDQGDDPFPYGETLVANLIYDYGPIPAIVFGVGGVATWIGSFLFAWLRNWRKGALFCSLAILIGPGILINTVLKPNWGRPRPIDTAVFGGDFQYIPPGTIGPYEMAKSFPSGHASMGFVFLLPAFLLLRKNPQRAACVFAFGLLCGAGVGASRIAEGGHYLSDIAWSGAIVYFTGLALYVGMYGWKRPETLAAATAETVPFSPNSHADNVQEVRKSSAA